One window from the genome of Streptomyces sp. Alt3 encodes:
- a CDS encoding Imm1 family immunity protein — MTKIQVQAYYKQQHADNPAMIYSSEDVDALIESLAFGEEFENMATLQCLQRKLLPSGFPDHEFLVGVNGKRQVGIVSFIDDKNHISIDSSKSQGGDVVYHIAGNPTEFPSMAEIPLPLVREAVKEFLLSGGMRPACVKWQEAPGI, encoded by the coding sequence GTGACGAAGATTCAAGTGCAGGCCTACTACAAGCAGCAACACGCAGATAACCCCGCGATGATTTACTCATCCGAGGATGTCGATGCGTTGATCGAATCTCTTGCCTTCGGAGAAGAATTCGAGAATATGGCCACGCTTCAGTGCCTGCAGCGCAAACTGCTTCCTTCAGGATTTCCCGACCATGAGTTTTTGGTTGGGGTGAACGGGAAGCGGCAGGTCGGAATCGTAAGTTTCATTGACGACAAGAACCACATCTCAATTGATTCCTCGAAATCTCAAGGTGGGGATGTCGTCTATCACATCGCGGGGAATCCAACGGAATTTCCTTCCATGGCAGAAATCCCACTCCCTCTAGTGCGTGAGGCGGTAAAGGAGTTTCTTCTTTCTGGAGGGATGCGTCCCGCGTGTGTCAAGTGGCAGGAAGCGCCGGGAATTTGA
- a CDS encoding bifunctional DNA primase/polymerase, with protein sequence MPADLRIYPSDSRDEGFLPSVADVPLATARWCARQGWPVHPLAPGRKTPAANCEMCRQPGHSRAECACPSEGRWCHSFHAATLDQRRIDRWWGKNPQFGTGVACGPAGLVVIDIDAHATKSPGRDRILPGIPISDQVNLAGLTNGFHTIAVLAALRDMPSPADDAGTLRVRTPSGGLHVWYRVGDSRSWQCSSGSSPGRALAWQVDVRANGGYIVAPGTTTAAGTYTPLGSVRRPAVLPDWLAQELERTGHLPASDVPAPRAVPPRAQQAVIAAGGGRNHTHNTLASVLAPVEACGQVAEGGGFSDVLNRAAYTLGGLVAASRLSQQEAEDLLLQTAAAARPGQNHRAEQIIRSGMAAGLKRPLYPGSVR encoded by the coding sequence ATGCCTGCTGACCTGCGCATTTACCCCAGCGACTCACGGGACGAAGGCTTCCTTCCTTCCGTCGCTGATGTGCCACTTGCTACGGCAAGGTGGTGCGCCCGCCAGGGCTGGCCGGTCCACCCCTTGGCCCCCGGCCGTAAGACCCCCGCGGCAAACTGTGAAATGTGCCGCCAACCCGGCCACTCCCGTGCAGAATGCGCCTGCCCGTCCGAGGGGCGCTGGTGCCACAGTTTCCACGCGGCGACGCTGGACCAGCGCCGAATCGACCGCTGGTGGGGCAAGAACCCGCAGTTCGGCACCGGCGTTGCCTGCGGCCCCGCAGGGCTGGTCGTCATCGACATCGACGCCCACGCCACGAAGTCTCCTGGCCGCGACAGGATCCTGCCGGGCATCCCCATCAGCGACCAGGTCAACCTTGCCGGCCTCACCAACGGCTTCCACACCATCGCCGTACTCGCAGCCCTGCGGGACATGCCCAGCCCGGCAGACGACGCCGGCACCCTGCGCGTGCGGACACCCTCCGGAGGGCTCCACGTCTGGTACCGGGTGGGGGACAGCCGCTCCTGGCAGTGCTCCAGCGGCTCCAGCCCAGGGCGTGCTCTGGCCTGGCAGGTAGATGTCCGGGCCAACGGCGGCTACATCGTCGCGCCGGGCACCACCACGGCCGCCGGGACCTACACTCCGCTTGGCTCTGTGCGCCGTCCTGCAGTCCTGCCTGACTGGCTGGCCCAGGAACTCGAACGCACCGGCCACCTACCTGCCTCGGACGTCCCTGCCCCCCGTGCCGTGCCCCCGCGAGCGCAGCAGGCCGTCATCGCCGCGGGCGGCGGCCGCAACCACACCCACAACACCCTCGCCTCAGTGCTCGCCCCGGTCGAAGCATGCGGCCAAGTCGCCGAGGGAGGAGGGTTCTCCGACGTCCTCAACCGCGCCGCCTACACCCTCGGCGGCCTCGTCGCCGCAAGCCGCCTCTCCCAGCAGGAAGCCGAGGACCTTCTCCTGCAGACCGCGGCCGCCGCCCGCCCCGGCCAGAACCACCGGGCTGAACAGATCATCCGCAGCGGCATGGCCGCCGGGCTCAAGCGCCCCCTGTACCCCGGGAGCGTCCGATGA
- a CDS encoding IS5 family transposase (programmed frameshift): MGTRPWIVDDELWALIEPLLPPWPDRSPGPRPVSDRLCLQGILFVLYNDIAWQLLPLELGFGSGQTCWRRLDRWQKAGVFDRLHRVPLAELNAAGELDWSRACVEGPHSREKGGADTGPSPVDRRKTGSKHHLICDGRGTPLKVITTAANVNDVTQTLALVDGIPPVSGRPGRPRRRPDALLGDKGYDSNAHRDELRHRRILPVISRKGSPNIKGRGKLRYVVEQTFALLHHFKRLAARWERRTELHDAFVSLACSLICFRRLKRVRS, translated from the exons GTGGGTACTCGACCGTGGATCGTGGACGATGAGTTGTGGGCGTTGATCGAGCCGTTGCTGCCGCCGTGGCCGGATCGGTCGCCGGGGCCGCGGCCGGTGTCGGACCGGCTCTGCCTGCAGGGCATTCTGTTCGTCCTCTACAACGACATAGCCTGGCAACTTCTGCCCTTGGAGCTGGGGTTCGGCTCGGGACAGACGTGCTGGCGGCGTCTGGACCGGTGGCAGAAGGCAGGAGTCTTCGACCGGCTGCACCGGGTCCCGCTCGCCGAGCTGAATGCGGCTGGTGAACTCGACTGGTCACGTGCGTGTGTGGAGGGT CCACATTCGCGCGAAAAAGGGGGCGCCGACACCGGTCCGTCGCCGGTCGACCGGCGGAAAACGGGCAGCAAACACCATCTGATCTGCGACGGACGCGGCACCCCGCTCAAGGTCATCACGACCGCGGCCAACGTCAACGACGTCACCCAGACCCTCGCCCTGGTCGACGGGATCCCTCCCGTCTCGGGCCGTCCAGGCCGCCCCCGCCGACGGCCCGACGCCCTGCTCGGTGACAAGGGCTACGACTCCAACGCACACCGCGACGAGCTCCGTCACCGGCGGATCCTGCCTGTCATCTCCCGCAAGGGATCACCCAATATCAAGGGCCGGGGCAAGCTCCGCTACGTGGTGGAGCAGACCTTCGCCCTGCTCCACCACTTCAAACGCCTCGCAGCCCGTTGGGAACGCCGCACCGAACTCCACGACGCCTTCGTCTCCCTCGCCTGCAGCCTCATCTGCTTCAGACGCCTCAAAAGGGTCAGATCATGA
- a CDS encoding DNA primase family protein yields MTSPGNDNMLFHFDPQLVAAQIREQATLPLPAQALAPPATASAGEATQHGLLPDTLTDRGNAKLFVKLYANDYRHVPGMGWYRWDTTRWQIDEDDTVVWAAGDLAESIASSDPRGLYTTQALQQHRRRALSTTGMNAMLTQAKSAPGMVLNAARLDADAYALCTPDGIVDLRTGLLKTPDPNKDFHSRSTSVGPRPSPTPRWNRFLTDTFGDDAEGTEMIEFLQLLLGYSVTGDVGGQVLPFLFGSGKNGKSVLLDVLMKLLGDYADAAPPGFLMARPYEGHPTDLAELHGRRVIVCSEVKHGDKFDEARVKLLTGGDRIKARRMRQDFFSFQPTHKLWLLGNHRPEVGTGGFAFWRRMRLIPFTRVVSDDRKIDNLADILVTEEGPGILGWLIDGARRYLAGDKDLTGPERVRIATTAYAETEDHTGRFFEECCTLGPELRAEQTGLYTAYRTWCQEEGAPAMTSRAFAARARELAGLASPKEMILSNQRKYYPGIGLLPEQERQATT; encoded by the coding sequence ATGACATCACCCGGCAACGACAACATGCTCTTCCACTTCGACCCGCAACTCGTCGCCGCACAGATCCGCGAACAAGCCACCCTGCCGCTGCCGGCCCAAGCCCTCGCACCACCCGCGACTGCCAGCGCAGGGGAAGCGACCCAGCACGGGCTGCTGCCGGACACGCTCACCGACCGGGGCAACGCCAAACTGTTCGTCAAGCTCTACGCCAACGACTACCGTCATGTCCCCGGCATGGGCTGGTACAGGTGGGACACCACCCGCTGGCAGATCGACGAGGACGACACCGTCGTCTGGGCCGCTGGCGACCTCGCAGAAAGCATCGCTTCCAGCGACCCTCGCGGCCTCTACACCACCCAGGCCCTCCAGCAGCACCGCCGCCGAGCACTGTCCACCACCGGCATGAACGCCATGCTCACCCAGGCCAAATCAGCCCCGGGCATGGTCCTCAATGCCGCACGGCTCGACGCCGACGCCTACGCCCTGTGCACCCCCGACGGCATCGTCGACCTGCGCACCGGCCTGCTGAAGACCCCGGACCCCAACAAGGACTTCCACTCCCGCTCGACCTCCGTCGGGCCCCGACCCAGCCCGACTCCCCGCTGGAACCGCTTCCTCACCGACACCTTCGGCGACGACGCCGAAGGCACCGAGATGATCGAGTTCCTCCAACTCCTTCTCGGCTACTCCGTCACCGGCGACGTCGGAGGACAAGTCCTGCCCTTCCTCTTCGGCTCAGGAAAGAACGGCAAGTCAGTCCTCCTCGACGTCCTCATGAAGCTCCTCGGCGACTACGCCGACGCCGCCCCGCCCGGCTTCCTCATGGCACGACCCTACGAAGGACACCCCACCGACCTGGCCGAGCTCCACGGACGACGAGTCATCGTCTGCTCCGAGGTCAAGCACGGAGACAAGTTCGACGAAGCGAGGGTCAAGCTGCTGACCGGCGGTGACCGCATCAAGGCCCGCCGGATGCGCCAGGACTTCTTCAGCTTCCAGCCCACCCACAAACTCTGGCTCCTGGGCAACCACCGACCCGAGGTCGGCACCGGCGGATTCGCGTTCTGGCGCCGCATGCGCCTGATCCCCTTCACCCGGGTCGTCTCCGACGACCGCAAAATCGACAACCTCGCCGACATCCTCGTCACCGAAGAAGGCCCCGGCATCCTCGGCTGGCTCATTGACGGAGCCCGCCGCTACCTCGCCGGCGACAAAGACCTCACCGGACCCGAACGCGTACGCATCGCCACCACCGCCTACGCCGAAACCGAAGACCACACCGGCCGCTTCTTCGAAGAATGCTGCACCCTCGGCCCCGAACTACGGGCCGAGCAGACAGGCCTCTACACCGCCTACCGCACCTGGTGCCAGGAAGAAGGAGCCCCCGCCATGACCTCACGCGCCTTCGCCGCCCGAGCCCGCGAACTCGCCGGCCTGGCATCCCCCAAGGAAATGATCCTCTCCAACCAGCGCAAGTACTACCCAGGCATCGGACTGCTCCCCGAGCAGGAGAGGCAGGCGACCACATGA